The genomic window AAAACAAAATGGCAACTACATACCAGTCTAAACCTGCTATTTTTACAGAAGCACCAATGGAGAGTACCAGATTTAAGAAAATAAGGAAAACAGATCCTATAATAAAAATAAGGAAATGTCTGAATAATCTCTTTTTTTGAACCGCTCGTTTATGAGCATATTCATACATCTCTTTTTCTACCGGATCAATCTTAGGTTTGTCTTTCTTTTTTGAAAACATGTAATAGCGTATCTTTTCGTCAAAAATTAAAGATACTGGTTTACCAAAAATATGTTTAACGCTTATGAAGAATTTAAGAAAAGAATTTCCTGTTTTATCGCAGTACACCTATCTTAATACGGCCTCTTGCGGGCTTTTTTATGACACCTTATTAGAATTCCGGCAATCGCACGACCTGGATTACCTTATTAAAGGAAGTACGTTTAGAGATAGCCAGGTCGAATTTTTACAAGGGGTCAGAAGTATCATAGCTACTACGTTTCATGGCGATGCAGAACGGATTGCTTTGCTTCAAAATTTTTCGCTTGGGTTTCATATCGTATTAGAAGGTTTACCAAAAAAGTCGAAATTCCTATTAGTAACATCGGACTATCCCTCTGTTAATTTTGCTGTAATCAGTAAAGGTTTTAAACATTACTTTGCCGAAGCAAACGCTCATGTAGAGGAAAATATTTTAAATACGATAGCTAAAGAAAAACCGGATGTATTAGCGTTGAGTATGATTCAGTACCTGGACGGTATTGCCATCAAACCATCTATTTTTAAAGAACTAAAAAAAACATATCCGGATTTGCTAATTATTGTAGACGGATCTCAATTTTTAGGAACACGATCTTTTAGCTTTAAAGATTCGGGGATTGATATTTTGGGTACTACCGGATGTAAATGGCTGTTAGGAGGCTACGGAACAGGATTTTTTATGTTTACGGAGAAAGCTATTCAGAAAATTACTCCTACAACTTATTTGATAGCAGCTCAAAAATCACCATATGATGTTTCTTACACTAAAGCCTTAGCCAGGTTTGAGTGCGGAGCGATGGATACTTTAGCTTTTGGAAGTTTAGCTCATTCTTTACAATTTATTCAAAAAATAGGATGGGATGTTATCGAAGAAAATATTCAAGAGGTAAGTGAGTATGCAAAAGAGGCATTATCTTCTCAAAATCTACTTTCTGAAGGGGTTATAAAACGTACCTACCATAGTTCTATTTTTAGCATTAAAGGGGATCAGGCGTTGTACCAAAATTTAAAATCAAAAGATATCATTACTACTTTTAGAAATAATAGTATCCGCACCAGTTTTCATTTCTATAATACTAAAGATGATGTGGATCAACTACTTAAGGCTTTATTATAGTTATTTATCATTATTGGGTAGATAATACACAACAAATGGGTAACGTTCAATCTATTATAAAAATAATTTAATATAAGACATTGAATTATAGTTAGTTATATTTTATTAAATTTGGTATACTTTTTTATTTACATATCACAAACTAACACTATGAAAACTTATACATTACACCTATTATTTTTTCTTTTACCTATTCCCTTCTTATTCGCTCAAGAAGCGGTTGAAAGAACAGTAGGTACAGAAGATCAAATGCTTCATATTTCCGCAAATTTGGTAGTTGATACTGCTGATGACTTATTAGCATATATTGACCGGGCAAAAAACAAAGGGGCTAACACCGTACTTTTTTCTGATTCTAAATTAAACATTTATGGGCTTAACGGTACTGCAGGAACACGATGGGATCGTGAAATGCAAAAACTTGTAGACGGCATTAAAGAACGTGACCTAAAACTAAATTTACTGAGTATTGTGATGGGGTTTGGTAATTCCCTGTTAATCAATGATAAAAATCTTACAACTGGATATCCAATAAAAAAACAACCTTTACTGGCTGAAAATGGTATTTTAAAACCCGTAGCAACTGCTGAAATTGTAAACGGTGGTTTTGAAGAAATCAGTCCTGATAATGTGGATAGTCCTAACAGTTGGGGTTTTCAAGATGCGGTCGGAGAACGTACTTTTATCGATACTAATGTAAAACGATCCGGGAATGCGTCCTTTAGAGCAGATGCCAGAGATAATGAATCTTCTCGTATTTTTACTTCTTTTACCGTCCAACCTTTTCACCAGTATACGTTATCTTTCTGGATAAAGGCTAAAAATTTAAAGGCTAAGAATGTGCTTCCGGTTATTTTGAAAGATGATGATGATAAAATTATAAAAGACCGTCTTACTAATTTACGCATGTCGTTACCCAAAGAAAATGGGGGTAGAGCCTATTTTAACTCGGCTGACAATTTAACTATTGATGATTGGACTGAAATGCGTATCGCGTTTAACAGTCAGGAGGCAACACTGGTAAGAATAGCACTAGCTGTATTTAATGGTTCTGCCGGAAGCATTTGGTTTGACGATGTAAAGATCGAAGATACTCCTGCGCTTAACTGGCTAAATCGGGATGATTTACCTATCTCTGCAACCTTGCAATCATCAGGACAAGCCTTATCTTTTGATACCGATATAGAAAGACCCCTTGACGAGTCACTTGGACAGTTCAGCGCTGATTTATCTTATGACACCCAACATCTGGCTCCGGAGATTACTCTTAAAGAAAATTCTAAAATAAATGACGGGGATATTGTTGAAATTTCAGGTTGGCACGCTTTGCCTACGGCAAACGGACAAGTTTCCGGTTCATGGAACCATCCGCAGAGTTTTGCTAATATGCGTTTAATACATCAGCGATTGTATGAAGCTTATCAACCTGATGCTTTTTTACTTAATTATTCTGAGATTCGAACCGGAGGTTTTGAACCTTTAGATACACAGTATAAAAATTCCGGGGAGGCTTTAGGTAAGAGTATTGAGCAAGCTTTTAATGATCTTTTTGAGGTTGCTCCGGATGCAGATTATTATTTTTGGTCGGATATGATTGATCCAAATCACAATGCGGTCGAAAAATATTATCAAATTAATTCCTCGTTAGAAGGTATTTGGAACTATGTAGATGCAGAAAAGGTAACTTTAGCTACCTGGTGGGAAGGTGATAAAATTACGAAATTTGGTCTGGCATCATTGCAATTTTTTGCAGATTTGGGGTTTGATCAGATTCTAGGTGCTTTTTATGACGAGAATGTCATTGATAATTATAACCGTTGGCAAATAGCTGCAAACGGTATTGAAGATATAAAAGGCTCCATTTATGCTACTTGGATACGACCCCGTAATTTTAGCCAAATTGAAGCTTTTGGAGATGTTTGGTGGGAAAACGGAAAAGTACTCGACAATTCCGAAATAACTTTAGAAAATAAAAATATAGCGATGTACCCCGTTCCGGCAGAAAATACAATAAATATAAAGTTGCCGGAAGCTTTCCGAATAAAAAAGATCGAACTCTATGACTTAAATGCAAGACAAGTTCAACTACAAAATACTGAAATAGCTACGGAAAATGACAATGTTACCATTGACGTATCTTCTATCGCCCCCGGTACGTATTTTGTTCATTTAACAGGCGATGATCATAATATTATCAAGGAAAAAATAAGTTTAAAATAAAAAACTTACGGGTTGGAGTTTGTATTATTCTACAACTTCAACCCCTTTCCAAAATGCCACGTAACCTTTAATCTGTTTTGCCAATTCACTGGTTTCCGGATAATACCAGGCTGCATCTGGATTTGACTTTCCGTCTACTTCTAGTGTATAATAAAAAGCTTCTCCTTTCCAATGGCAATGCGTATGCGTTTCGCTAGCTGTAAAATATTGCTTATTAATAGCTTCAGGCGGAAAATAATGGTTATTCTCAATTATTTTAGTATTATCACTTTCAGCGATTACTTTATTGTTCCAAATTGCTTTCATAGCTTTTTAATTTTTTCTTTTTATAATATAATTCTTATAATACTCCTTTTTATCTGTAAATGAGGTTACTACTTCGAGTCCGGATTCTTTAGCTAACCAATTGACAATAGTATCATCATATTTTTGAGATATTTCGGTATGGATACTTTCCCAGGCTTCAAAAGAAATTTCTTGTGATAAACTTTCTATTACTACGCTTTGTTTTTTAGTACTGACCAGGTAGCTTTTAGCTGTTCCGCTTTCGGGATCATATACTTCCCAATGTTTAAAATGATCCGGATTAAAATTACCGCCCAACTCTTTATTGATCCGTACTAAGACGTTTTTATTAAAGGCTTCGGTAATTCCGGTAGTATCGTTATAGGCATTTAGAATAACCTGCGGATCTTTCTTTTGGTCAAATCCGATAAAAAGTAAATCTTCTTTATGCATCGTATTCTTCAGTTTTTTAAGGAATTGGATAGCCCGGGGATGTAATAAGTTTCCAATATTAGACCCTAACATAAGAATTACCTGCTTTTGATCACTTTTTTTGTGTAAGCGATCCAAAACTTCAAA from Aquimarina sp. ERC-38 includes these protein-coding regions:
- a CDS encoding aminotransferase class V-fold PLP-dependent enzyme, translated to MKNLRKEFPVLSQYTYLNTASCGLFYDTLLEFRQSHDLDYLIKGSTFRDSQVEFLQGVRSIIATTFHGDAERIALLQNFSLGFHIVLEGLPKKSKFLLVTSDYPSVNFAVISKGFKHYFAEANAHVEENILNTIAKEKPDVLALSMIQYLDGIAIKPSIFKELKKTYPDLLIIVDGSQFLGTRSFSFKDSGIDILGTTGCKWLLGGYGTGFFMFTEKAIQKITPTTYLIAAQKSPYDVSYTKALARFECGAMDTLAFGSLAHSLQFIQKIGWDVIEENIQEVSEYAKEALSSQNLLSEGVIKRTYHSSIFSIKGDQALYQNLKSKDIITTFRNNSIRTSFHFYNTKDDVDQLLKALL
- a CDS encoding T9SS type A sorting domain-containing protein; the encoded protein is MKTYTLHLLFFLLPIPFLFAQEAVERTVGTEDQMLHISANLVVDTADDLLAYIDRAKNKGANTVLFSDSKLNIYGLNGTAGTRWDREMQKLVDGIKERDLKLNLLSIVMGFGNSLLINDKNLTTGYPIKKQPLLAENGILKPVATAEIVNGGFEEISPDNVDSPNSWGFQDAVGERTFIDTNVKRSGNASFRADARDNESSRIFTSFTVQPFHQYTLSFWIKAKNLKAKNVLPVILKDDDDKIIKDRLTNLRMSLPKENGGRAYFNSADNLTIDDWTEMRIAFNSQEATLVRIALAVFNGSAGSIWFDDVKIEDTPALNWLNRDDLPISATLQSSGQALSFDTDIERPLDESLGQFSADLSYDTQHLAPEITLKENSKINDGDIVEISGWHALPTANGQVSGSWNHPQSFANMRLIHQRLYEAYQPDAFLLNYSEIRTGGFEPLDTQYKNSGEALGKSIEQAFNDLFEVAPDADYYFWSDMIDPNHNAVEKYYQINSSLEGIWNYVDAEKVTLATWWEGDKITKFGLASLQFFADLGFDQILGAFYDENVIDNYNRWQIAANGIEDIKGSIYATWIRPRNFSQIEAFGDVWWENGKVLDNSEITLENKNIAMYPVPAENTINIKLPEAFRIKKIELYDLNARQVQLQNTEIATENDNVTIDVSSIAPGTYFVHLTGDDHNIIKEKISLK
- a CDS encoding DUF427 domain-containing protein; the protein is MKAIWNNKVIAESDNTKIIENNHYFPPEAINKQYFTASETHTHCHWKGEAFYYTLEVDGKSNPDAAWYYPETSELAKQIKGYVAFWKGVEVVE
- a CDS encoding L-histidine N(alpha)-methyltransferase, whose amino-acid sequence is MNNENQLTEVSTFEKEVSEGLNAFPKYLSSKYFYDEVGDKLFQDIMAMPEYYLTETEYDILKNQVAQICTYFDRNKTGFNLVELGAGDGKKTKVLLRYLLDNQYPITYNPIDISKNAISGLVTNLKEEFSQLEVRGQVGEYFEVLDRLHKKSDQKQVILMLGSNIGNLLHPRAIQFLKKLKNTMHKEDLLFIGFDQKKDPQVILNAYNDTTGITEAFNKNVLVRINKELGGNFNPDHFKHWEVYDPESGTAKSYLVSTKKQSVVIESLSQEISFEAWESIHTEISQKYDDTIVNWLAKESGLEVVTSFTDKKEYYKNYIIKRKN